A genome region from Deinococcus betulae includes the following:
- the obgE gene encoding GTPase ObgE, with product MAFRDVLNIEVAAGNGGDGSMSFHRAKYMEKGGPDGGHGGKGGSIVLRATQGVESLERLVGRRKFKAPNGAYGEGRLRQGSDGEDIFIDVPVGTTAFDEDSGRVIADLVRVGEERVIARGGSGGRGNSTFTSSTRQAPRFAELGTAGQKRRVRLELRLIADVGLVGYPNAGKSSLLAALSRANPAIADYPFTTLSPILGVVDRLDEAGTPLDERFTLADIPGIIEGASEGKGLGLEFLRHISRTRLLVYVLDVTRNPVEELRQLQAELYAYDPSLLEQVALVALNKVELTDEDLAVMAEDELVQFGLPVVHVSAKEGQGQAQLREAIFQMLPDRELWAQTHALEIEPDTVREEALRIEFRIDPAARGVGIVSTGQPERVWTIHGGGFQERIVRFSRYLEEASEYLGSVFKRQGLYNALKRAGAREGDTVEIGTHRFEYFDEEEGK from the coding sequence ATGGCATTTCGTGACGTTCTGAATATTGAGGTGGCGGCGGGCAACGGCGGAGACGGCAGCATGTCGTTTCACCGGGCCAAGTACATGGAAAAAGGCGGCCCAGACGGCGGGCACGGCGGCAAGGGCGGCAGTATCGTTCTGCGGGCCACCCAGGGCGTCGAGAGCCTGGAACGGCTGGTGGGCCGCCGCAAGTTCAAGGCGCCCAACGGCGCGTACGGCGAGGGCCGCCTGCGCCAGGGGTCCGACGGCGAGGACATCTTTATTGATGTGCCTGTGGGCACCACCGCCTTTGACGAGGACAGCGGCCGTGTGATTGCCGACCTGGTGCGGGTGGGCGAGGAACGGGTAATTGCGCGCGGCGGCTCGGGCGGGCGCGGCAACAGCACCTTTACCAGCAGCACCCGGCAGGCGCCCCGCTTTGCCGAACTGGGCACGGCAGGCCAGAAGCGCCGCGTGCGACTGGAACTGCGCCTGATTGCCGATGTCGGCCTAGTGGGCTACCCCAATGCGGGCAAGAGCAGCCTGCTGGCGGCGCTGTCACGGGCCAACCCGGCGATTGCTGACTATCCGTTTACGACCCTCTCTCCCATCCTGGGCGTGGTGGACCGGCTGGATGAGGCGGGCACGCCGCTGGACGAGCGCTTCACCCTGGCGGATATTCCCGGCATCATTGAGGGCGCCAGTGAGGGGAAAGGCCTGGGGCTAGAGTTCCTGCGGCACATCAGCCGCACGCGCCTGCTGGTCTACGTCCTGGACGTGACACGCAACCCCGTTGAAGAGCTGCGCCAGTTGCAGGCCGAGCTGTACGCCTACGATCCCAGCTTGCTGGAGCAGGTGGCCCTGGTGGCGCTGAACAAGGTCGAACTGACCGACGAGGACCTGGCGGTCATGGCCGAAGATGAACTGGTCCAGTTTGGTCTGCCGGTCGTCCACGTCAGCGCTAAGGAAGGCCAGGGGCAGGCCCAGCTGCGCGAGGCCATTTTTCAGATGCTCCCTGACCGCGAGCTGTGGGCGCAGACACATGCCCTGGAGATTGAGCCCGACACCGTGCGCGAGGAAGCACTGCGAATCGAGTTCCGCATTGATCCAGCGGCGCGTGGAGTAGGCATTGTGTCTACAGGGCAGCCTGAACGGGTCTGGACCATTCATGGCGGCGGCTTTCAAGAGCGGATTGTGCGCTTCTCGCGGTATCTGGAAGAAGCGTCCGAGTATCTGGGCAGTGTGTTTAAGCGCCAGGGCCTGTACAACGCTCTGAAGCGCGCCGGCGCCCGCGAAGGCGATACGGTGGAGATCGGAACCCACCGCTTCGAGTATTTCGACGAGGAAGAGGGAAAGTAA
- a CDS encoding PilW family protein, with amino-acid sequence MARSFCTAPKRTLPSSAMSPEQRQEGFTLTELLVGMSLLAAVMMIAFSMFQSSNQLVESDTSRIMAAQNAQTALDIMTNDLRQAGENLASVRLPVSGVEFDNANQKLIVRRGIAPMSAAQVGTATDLISQRPQALRVCKVIDNRVQVIGPTPAGDTPSGCLYNAGVSGDDVQVRPWRVFFASQGNAYQAALLYRPAGNGLAAAFAPVVVQTISAVSNNADATKRVVELVLAGNVPAGFSSTNNSRIILIDQRRYWVADNQLKLAVAGEKDADAQTVAFDIDSLTLSATVTNSGTPVNSLAIDGPWNRVKTIVAALKARNPSQGKANTRTFQSTIYPRNVASESR; translated from the coding sequence ATGGCACGATCATTCTGCACCGCGCCGAAACGTACTTTACCCAGTTCGGCAATGAGTCCTGAGCAGCGTCAAGAGGGCTTCACCTTGACCGAACTGCTTGTGGGCATGAGCCTGTTGGCCGCTGTGATGATGATTGCCTTCTCGATGTTCCAGAGTAGCAACCAGCTGGTGGAGTCAGATACCAGCCGCATCATGGCGGCCCAGAACGCACAGACGGCCCTGGACATCATGACCAATGACCTTCGTCAAGCAGGCGAAAACCTAGCGTCTGTTCGGCTGCCGGTCTCTGGGGTCGAATTTGACAACGCTAATCAGAAATTAATTGTCCGCCGGGGCATCGCTCCCATGAGTGCAGCTCAGGTGGGCACAGCCACCGATCTGATCAGTCAGCGGCCACAGGCCCTGCGTGTATGCAAGGTCATCGACAACCGCGTACAAGTAATTGGCCCCACGCCGGCCGGTGATACTCCGTCGGGGTGCCTCTATAACGCGGGCGTCTCCGGTGATGACGTGCAGGTTCGGCCCTGGCGGGTCTTCTTTGCATCACAGGGAAATGCCTACCAGGCGGCCCTGCTGTACCGTCCCGCCGGGAATGGTCTGGCGGCAGCCTTTGCGCCTGTGGTGGTTCAGACGATCAGCGCTGTGTCGAACAATGCTGACGCGACCAAGCGGGTGGTCGAGCTGGTGCTAGCAGGAAACGTGCCTGCTGGGTTTTCCAGCACCAACAACAGCCGGATTATTCTGATTGACCAGCGCCGGTACTGGGTGGCTGACAATCAGTTGAAGCTGGCAGTGGCAGGCGAGAAAGACGCAGACGCGCAGACGGTGGCCTTCGATATAGACAGCCTGACTTTAAGCGCCACGGTGACAAACTCAGGTACCCCGGTTAACTCGCTGGCCATAGACGGCCCCTGGAACCGCGTCAAGACCATCGTGGCTGCCCTGAAGGCGCGCAATCCCAGCCAGGGTAAAGCCAACACCCGCACCTTCCAGTCGACGATTTATCCCCGCAATGTCGCCAGCGAGTCGCGTTAA
- a CDS encoding type II secretion system protein — translation MRSNQSTQAGFTIIELLIALAILGIAMTTVMSALLANTSLNTKMERQANAVRISEQTLEAYRQRTDYAALQKNDLSDTVTMNGQSYTVVTDFCPNDLTEATKTALPCNNTSVYIRVEVKYGTIILHRAETYFTQFGNES, via the coding sequence GTGCGCAGTAACCAGTCCACTCAGGCCGGCTTCACGATCATCGAACTGTTGATTGCCCTGGCGATTCTGGGCATCGCCATGACGACGGTCATGAGCGCCCTGCTGGCCAACACCAGCCTCAACACCAAGATGGAGCGGCAGGCCAACGCGGTTCGCATCAGCGAGCAAACCTTGGAGGCTTACCGGCAACGAACCGATTACGCGGCGCTACAAAAAAATGACCTGTCAGACACGGTCACAATGAATGGCCAGAGCTATACGGTGGTCACTGACTTCTGCCCAAATGATCTGACGGAGGCCACCAAAACGGCCCTGCCCTGCAACAACACTTCGGTTTATATCCGTGTGGAGGTGAAATATGGCACGATCATTCTGCACCGCGCCGAAACGTACTTTACCCAGTTCGGCAATGAGTCCTGA
- a CDS encoding prepilin-type N-terminal cleavage/methylation domain-containing protein — MMTPNPHTHRTRQQGFTLLELLVIMAILGILFGLGVTSFSKLRNPARDTARTVHSVLYQLRADAAANTQARRMVLAANGDLQLQSALSCAETDQSKWNTYTLKVELPGGTPSRPVTLSRQGGNTTPNVIVCYSPRGLATVAGQLNITDTKANYAVQVALSGGVKTSAQ, encoded by the coding sequence ATGATGACACCCAATCCGCACACCCACAGGACGCGCCAGCAGGGCTTCACGCTGCTGGAGCTGCTGGTGATTATGGCTATCCTGGGCATTCTGTTTGGCCTCGGCGTCACCAGTTTCTCGAAGCTGCGCAATCCAGCGCGCGACACGGCCCGCACGGTGCATTCGGTGCTTTATCAACTCCGTGCTGACGCGGCTGCCAACACCCAGGCCCGGCGGATGGTTCTGGCCGCCAACGGTGACTTGCAGCTGCAGAGCGCCCTGAGCTGCGCTGAAACCGATCAGAGCAAATGGAATACGTACACGCTCAAAGTGGAATTGCCTGGTGGTACGCCAAGCCGCCCTGTCACCCTCAGTCGGCAAGGTGGAAACACGACGCCTAACGTCATTGTCTGCTATAGCCCCCGCGGCCTGGCCACTGTTGCCGGTCAACTGAATATCACCGATACAAAGGCCAACTACGCCGTACAGGTGGCGCTCAGCGGAGGAGTGAAAACCAGTGCGCAGTAA
- a CDS encoding dynamin family protein, which translates to MLVPDSVQALLSRERQLMSSVQAFLALQGAPEDVAEHARQALQNLDEAFLLVVVGEFNAGKSSFVNALLGASVLPEGVTPTTDRIYVLVNGERPGQVEPTRDPFVSRLTYPLSSLEGVALVDTPGTNAIIRQHQALTEGFLPRADLVLFLTSADRPFTESERQFLSLAARWGRQVIMVVNKADLLETLEQRTQVREFVETGARGVLGLTPPVLLVSARGEQRGGDAGFAALRQVLSERLSDTERTRLKLQSPLGTVAALLDGEEARAEAARRTLAGDLAVLRDLETQQATHREGMLGELDGQLNRVARLLSEFEVRADRFIDERLRFSNLRGLLNSRELEEDFRREAVAELPDAIDRQFGTMIDRFVEANLHFWEDVQAFLVRRQPSSEVARTRFSYDRGALLQGIAGSAREHLEAATEQELARDLSRDAEDAMKGVIGGLAGGVGIGAGVGALIGATALDFTGGILAGLTLGSLGLFVLPNKRLQAHRQLRARVAELREALERIVRREYEREQERADTRLQDAVSPYTRFTTQEQARLDAAHDQTAALRAELDNLQAEVGRLS; encoded by the coding sequence ATGTTGGTCCCTGATTCGGTGCAGGCGCTGCTGTCGCGTGAGCGCCAGTTGATGAGCAGTGTTCAGGCCTTCCTGGCCTTGCAGGGGGCCCCTGAAGACGTCGCCGAGCACGCCCGCCAAGCTCTGCAGAATCTTGACGAGGCCTTCTTGCTGGTGGTCGTCGGGGAATTCAATGCGGGCAAGAGTTCATTTGTAAACGCCCTGCTAGGCGCGTCTGTATTGCCCGAAGGCGTTACCCCCACCACAGACCGTATTTATGTGCTGGTCAACGGCGAGCGGCCCGGCCAGGTTGAGCCCACCCGCGATCCTTTCGTCAGCCGCCTGACTTACCCTCTGTCCAGCCTCGAAGGCGTGGCGCTGGTCGATACTCCTGGCACCAACGCCATCATTCGCCAGCACCAGGCGCTGACTGAGGGTTTCTTGCCCCGCGCTGACCTCGTCCTGTTCCTGACCAGCGCTGACCGCCCCTTTACTGAATCTGAGCGGCAGTTCCTGAGCCTGGCGGCGCGCTGGGGGCGGCAGGTCATCATGGTGGTCAATAAGGCCGACCTGCTGGAAACGCTAGAACAGCGAACGCAGGTGCGTGAGTTTGTCGAAACCGGCGCGCGGGGCGTGCTGGGGCTGACTCCGCCTGTGCTGCTGGTCAGTGCGCGCGGCGAGCAGCGTGGCGGCGACGCGGGCTTTGCGGCGCTGCGACAGGTCTTGAGTGAGCGGTTATCCGATACCGAGCGCACCCGTCTCAAGCTGCAAAGCCCACTAGGGACAGTGGCGGCCCTGCTAGACGGTGAGGAAGCCCGCGCTGAGGCTGCGCGCCGCACCCTGGCGGGCGACCTGGCAGTGTTGCGCGACCTGGAAACGCAGCAGGCCACCCACCGCGAGGGCATGCTGGGCGAACTGGACGGCCAGCTCAACCGGGTCGCGCGCCTGCTCAGCGAATTCGAGGTGCGGGCCGACCGCTTCATCGACGAGCGGCTGAGGTTTTCCAATCTGCGCGGGCTGCTCAACAGCCGCGAACTGGAAGAGGACTTCCGGCGCGAGGCGGTGGCCGAACTGCCTGACGCCATTGACCGGCAGTTCGGCACCATGATTGACCGCTTCGTGGAGGCCAATCTGCATTTCTGGGAGGACGTGCAGGCCTTCTTAGTTCGCCGTCAACCCAGCAGCGAGGTGGCGCGCACCCGATTTTCGTATGACAGAGGCGCACTGCTGCAAGGGATTGCCGGCAGCGCCCGTGAGCATCTGGAAGCCGCCACCGAGCAGGAACTGGCCCGTGACCTCTCGCGGGACGCCGAGGACGCCATGAAGGGCGTGATTGGCGGCCTGGCCGGCGGGGTGGGGATCGGAGCGGGGGTGGGCGCCCTGATTGGGGCCACGGCCCTGGACTTTACTGGAGGCATTCTGGCCGGGTTGACGCTGGGCAGCCTGGGGCTGTTCGTGCTGCCCAATAAACGACTTCAGGCCCACCGGCAGCTAAGGGCGCGGGTGGCCGAGTTGCGTGAGGCGCTTGAACGCATCGTGCGGCGCGAGTATGAACGCGAGCAGGAGCGCGCCGACACCCGCCTGCAAGACGCTGTGAGTCCCTACACCCGCTTTACCACCCAGGAACAGGCCCGGCTGGACGCAGCCCACGATCAGACGGCTGCTCTCCGTGCCGAGTTGGACAACCTGCAGGCAGAGGTGGGAAGACTGAGCTGA
- a CDS encoding IclR family transcriptional regulator, whose protein sequence is MLSLQKAANILGAFSAEQPEWGVRALAAHLNVPRATAHAYLAGLTEAGFLRRTPAGKYRLSWHLAEMGAQLTAALPWFPEARALITRLALEVRSVAFLCILEGEEVVAAIRERHPDADIDLPLDVYLPATATASGKILYAHADLTPRAFSACTPSSITSMDEWRTEVAKVRRLGYAYSIEEWVPGQCTLGVPYHALTHPDALPGDSVVAAIGVQMSAQRYLREERHIRERVLQIVREAEHLA, encoded by the coding sequence GTGCTGTCGTTACAGAAAGCGGCGAACATCCTGGGGGCCTTCAGTGCCGAGCAGCCAGAGTGGGGCGTGCGCGCCCTGGCGGCTCATCTGAACGTCCCCCGCGCCACCGCACACGCCTACCTGGCTGGCCTCACCGAGGCGGGCTTCCTGCGCCGCACCCCGGCTGGCAAGTACCGCCTGTCCTGGCACCTGGCCGAGATGGGCGCGCAGCTGACGGCCGCCCTGCCCTGGTTTCCCGAGGCCCGCGCCCTGATCACCCGCCTGGCGCTGGAGGTGCGCTCGGTGGCCTTTCTGTGCATTCTGGAAGGTGAAGAGGTGGTGGCCGCTATCCGTGAGCGTCACCCCGACGCCGATATCGACCTGCCTCTAGACGTCTACCTGCCTGCCACAGCGACAGCCAGCGGCAAGATTCTGTACGCCCACGCTGATCTCACGCCGCGCGCCTTTTCGGCTTGCACGCCCAGTTCGATTACCTCAATGGATGAGTGGCGCACCGAAGTGGCCAAGGTGCGCCGCCTGGGCTACGCCTATTCCATCGAGGAGTGGGTGCCGGGCCAGTGCACCCTGGGCGTGCCGTACCACGCCCTGACCCACCCCGACGCTCTGCCCGGCGACAGTGTGGTGGCCGCTATCGGTGTGCAGATGAGTGCCCAGCGGTATCTGCGCGAGGAGCGCCACATCCGCGAGCGCGTCCTGCAGATCGTGCGCGAAGCCGAGCATCTGGCCTAA
- a CDS encoding M42 family metallopeptidase — MTMNMDYTLDVLVRLLDTPSPTGFTERAVALLDTELRALGVTPTRTRKGALTWEVPGTAGGHVTFSGHVDTLGAMIKEIKPSGRLRLWGLGGYDWATVEGEDVRVHTQAGRELTGTVVNVRQSTHVHGAALRDLKREAAVMEVRLDEQVFSAADVLALSAAVGDFVSFDARPRVTPAGYVKARHLDNKAAVAVFLAVTRDLLAQPAPVTAAFHITTYEEVGHGAATGIPPHTDELIAVDMAAVGDGQTSSEHHVTLCVADGGGPYDHALGNRLRTAATGAGLELRVDIYPYYASDGTAAWRAGGDYPVALIGPGVDASHAYERTHTDALQATGALMLAHLHATRLA, encoded by the coding sequence ATGACAATGAACATGGACTACACCCTGGACGTGCTGGTGCGGCTGCTGGATACCCCCAGCCCCACCGGCTTTACCGAGCGCGCCGTGGCGCTGCTGGACACCGAGCTGCGCGCCCTGGGCGTCACGCCCACGCGCACCCGCAAGGGCGCCCTGACCTGGGAAGTGCCGGGCACGGCTGGCGGGCACGTCACCTTCAGCGGCCATGTGGACACCCTGGGTGCGATGATCAAGGAGATCAAGCCCTCGGGCCGCCTGCGGCTGTGGGGTCTGGGCGGCTACGACTGGGCCACCGTGGAAGGCGAAGACGTGCGCGTGCATACCCAGGCGGGCCGCGAACTGACCGGCACGGTGGTCAATGTGCGCCAGAGTACCCATGTGCACGGCGCGGCCCTGCGCGACCTCAAACGGGAAGCGGCGGTCATGGAAGTGCGGCTGGACGAGCAGGTCTTCAGCGCCGCCGATGTGCTCGCCCTGAGCGCCGCCGTCGGCGACTTCGTGAGCTTCGATGCCCGGCCCCGCGTGACCCCCGCCGGCTACGTCAAGGCGCGGCACCTGGACAACAAGGCGGCAGTGGCGGTCTTTCTGGCGGTCACCCGCGACCTGCTGGCCCAGCCAGCACCGGTCACAGCGGCCTTTCACATCACCACCTATGAGGAGGTGGGGCACGGCGCGGCCACTGGCATCCCGCCCCACACCGATGAACTGATTGCGGTGGATATGGCGGCGGTGGGCGACGGCCAGACCAGCAGCGAACACCACGTCACCCTATGCGTGGCGGACGGCGGCGGCCCCTACGACCACGCGCTGGGCAACCGTCTGCGGACGGCAGCCACTGGGGCCGGCCTGGAGCTGCGCGTGGACATCTACCCTTACTACGCCTCTGATGGCACGGCGGCCTGGCGCGCGGGCGGCGACTATCCAGTGGCCCTGATCGGCCCAGGCGTGGACGCCAGCCACGCTTACGAACGGACCCACACGGACGCGCTCCAGGCCACTGGCGCACTGATGTTGGCCCACCTGCACGCGACTCGCCTGGCCTGA
- a CDS encoding isochorismatase family protein, whose product MSLTPNALLLLNAQRHDLDDRPDERQLARDWAHLVDEARAQGWLIAYVQWDGAEEEGTWATFSKAWTLHPDFRAEQGDVLVRASLPDAFTGSDLGAQLHARAVQTLHLLALPGTPEQTATAASAAEQGFTVLTLELSA is encoded by the coding sequence ATGAGCCTGACGCCCAACGCCCTGCTGCTGCTCAACGCGCAGCGGCACGACCTGGATGACCGACCCGACGAACGTCAGCTGGCCCGCGACTGGGCCCACCTGGTAGATGAGGCCCGCGCCCAGGGCTGGCTGATTGCCTACGTGCAGTGGGACGGCGCAGAGGAAGAAGGCACCTGGGCCACCTTCTCGAAAGCCTGGACCCTGCACCCGGACTTCCGCGCCGAGCAGGGCGACGTGCTGGTGCGCGCCTCTTTGCCCGACGCCTTTACCGGCTCTGACCTCGGGGCGCAGCTGCACGCCCGCGCGGTGCAGACGCTGCATCTGCTGGCCTTACCCGGCACCCCTGAGCAGACGGCCACAGCGGCCAGTGCTGCCGAGCAGGGCTTTACCGTCCTGACCCTGGAGTTAAGCGCATGA
- a CDS encoding enoyl-ACP reductase FabI has protein sequence MTVQIDLTDKTALVMGVANARSLGWAIAQELLSAGCRVGFSYQGERLKSELDKLLAGREGVWSQQADATVDDDLSALFARVKDEFGHLDYLVHSIAFAPRSAMDGRFVETTPDDWNTALNVSAYTLVSATRHAEPLLRPGSSIVSLTYHASQQVVPKYNVMGVAKAALEAATRYLASELGAAGVRVNTISAGPMRTIAARSIPGFGTMYEKAAASAPLGRNATPEEVGKLALFLLSDLGSGVTGQTVYVDAGASIMSMKVES, from the coding sequence ATGACGGTGCAGATTGATCTGACAGACAAAACGGCCCTGGTGATGGGGGTGGCCAACGCCCGCAGCCTGGGGTGGGCCATCGCGCAGGAACTGCTCTCGGCCGGGTGCCGGGTGGGCTTTTCCTACCAGGGCGAACGCCTGAAAAGCGAACTGGACAAACTGCTGGCCGGCCGCGAAGGCGTCTGGAGCCAGCAGGCCGACGCCACTGTGGACGACGACCTGAGCGCCCTGTTCGCCCGCGTCAAAGATGAATTCGGGCACCTGGATTACCTCGTGCATTCCATCGCCTTTGCGCCGCGCAGCGCAATGGACGGCCGGTTTGTCGAGACCACACCAGACGACTGGAACACCGCCCTCAATGTCAGCGCCTACACCCTGGTCTCGGCCACCCGCCACGCCGAGCCGCTGCTACGCCCCGGCAGCAGCATTGTCAGCCTGACCTACCATGCCTCTCAGCAGGTCGTGCCCAAGTACAACGTCATGGGTGTGGCCAAGGCAGCGCTGGAAGCCGCCACCCGCTACCTGGCCAGCGAACTGGGGGCGGCCGGCGTGCGCGTGAACACCATCAGCGCTGGCCCCATGCGGACCATCGCGGCGCGCTCCATTCCCGGCTTTGGCACCATGTACGAGAAAGCGGCGGCCAGCGCGCCCCTGGGCCGCAACGCCACCCCAGAAGAGGTGGGCAAGTTGGCCCTGTTTCTGCTGTCCGACCTGGGCAGTGGCGTGACGGGCCAGACGGTCTACGTGGATGCCGGCGCCAGCATCATGAGCATGAAGGTGGAGTCCTGA
- the pgeF gene encoding peptidoglycan editing factor PgeF translates to MTRNTDDLMLLHAPHLTAPHAFSSRAGGVSRGPYAGLNLDDREDDPADVAENRARLCAALGFDAAQVARLTQVHGTDVVYAPQGGHWTGDALTTDRPGVLLAIGTADCYPLLLEDPEAGVLGAAHAGWKGTLGRVAAQTVQAMTRLGARPERIRAAVGPGICAAAYPVGEGVAQQFEAAGLSAAVVRHGEQPHLNLAAANQAVLLEAGLHPEHLWISGRCSTESDFYSYRRDAGRTGRMWAVIGHPAEAVSA, encoded by the coding sequence ATGACCAGGAATACTGATGACCTGATGCTTCTTCACGCGCCGCACCTCACTGCGCCGCACGCCTTCAGTTCGCGTGCTGGGGGCGTGTCACGCGGTCCCTACGCGGGCCTGAACCTGGATGACCGGGAGGACGACCCGGCTGACGTGGCCGAAAACCGCGCCCGCCTGTGCGCGGCGCTGGGCTTTGACGCCGCGCAGGTGGCCCGCCTGACCCAGGTACACGGCACCGACGTGGTGTACGCGCCGCAGGGCGGTCACTGGACTGGCGACGCCCTGACCACCGACCGCCCCGGTGTCCTGCTGGCTATCGGCACTGCCGACTGCTACCCGCTGCTGCTCGAAGACCCGGAGGCCGGGGTGCTGGGCGCCGCCCACGCCGGCTGGAAAGGCACGCTGGGGCGCGTGGCGGCCCAGACCGTGCAGGCCATGACCCGGCTGGGCGCCCGGCCCGAACGCATCCGCGCGGCGGTGGGCCCCGGTATCTGCGCCGCGGCCTACCCGGTGGGCGAAGGCGTGGCGCAGCAGTTTGAAGCGGCGGGACTGAGTGCGGCGGTGGTGCGGCACGGCGAGCAGCCTCACCTGAATCTGGCGGCGGCCAACCAGGCCGTGCTGCTGGAGGCGGGCCTGCACCCAGAGCACCTGTGGATCAGTGGCCGCTGCTCGACCGAATCTGACTTCTATTCCTACCGGCGCGATGCTGGGCGCACCGGGCGGATGTGGGCTGTGATCGGCCACCCGGCCGAGGCGGTGAGCGCGTGA
- a CDS encoding YqeG family HAD IIIA-type phosphatase, with product MTRLRSKSLLRPRDVIGHVTHITPEFLAERQLHGLLLDLDNTLVPYGSYASGEAAEVLAWARDLKLSGIGLYLLSNATGRRAAFWLDHLGFQGVGLAGKPNPRAYRHALRGLGLPPTQVGMVGDQLFTDVLGGNLCGMHTILVQPLAVNALPHTRVARKLERAVLKRYGHDWRP from the coding sequence GTGACCCGCCTGCGCTCCAAGAGCCTGCTGAGGCCCAGGGACGTGATTGGGCACGTCACGCACATCACGCCTGAATTTCTGGCCGAGCGTCAGCTGCACGGCCTGTTGCTGGACCTCGACAACACCCTGGTTCCCTACGGCAGCTACGCCAGCGGCGAGGCCGCCGAGGTGCTGGCGTGGGCCCGCGACCTGAAGCTGAGCGGCATCGGGCTCTATCTGCTCAGTAATGCCACGGGCCGGCGGGCCGCGTTCTGGCTGGACCACCTGGGGTTTCAGGGCGTGGGGCTGGCGGGCAAACCCAACCCCCGCGCCTACCGCCACGCCCTGCGCGGCCTGGGGCTGCCCCCGACACAGGTGGGCATGGTGGGCGACCAGCTGTTTACCGACGTGCTGGGCGGCAACCTGTGCGGCATGCACACCATCCTGGTACAGCCGCTGGCGGTCAATGCCCTCCCCCACACCCGCGTGGCCCGCAAATTAGAGCGCGCCGTGCTCAAGCGCTACGGCCACGACTGGCGGCCCTGA